In Lolium perenne isolate Kyuss_39 chromosome 5, Kyuss_2.0, whole genome shotgun sequence, the sequence AACGAAAACCATTTCTCTAATCGTGTACATGGAAGCCTAGCTTAGGAGCCAGCCTCCGTCGCTAAACCCGATCCGgttactcgactcgactcgactaggGCGCCGCGCACACACGCCCCGCGCTCCCCTTCCCACCGCCCGCCCGCCCTATCTCCTCGACGACGACGCGgccgccctcgccgccgccgccgacgccgacgacgacgaagaaCCGCGTGGTACAGGTAAACTCTCGATCTCCCGCCCCCGGCGCGCGCGAACGGGGCCGTGAGGGGCGAGGTCAGATCCGGAGGACGCGGGGGGAATCGGAGGGGAGATTTTCGTTTATTTCTCGTTTGTCGGTGAGGGGTGCATTGGCGCGCTCGCGGGCCGGCGCCGCCCCGATCTAATCTGCGTCCCTGCGTGCGTGCGCGCGCGGTCTCTCCTCCTCCGACGGCCGTTCGTTCCCCGGGGGAGATTCGGCTGGCTCCCGCGCGGGGGCGGGCGTCAGGTCGGGATGGGACTGGTGCCCCGGGCTTTAGCTTAGCTGATGGCGTTGCGCGCCAGCTCCATGTGCTGGCGCTCGCATGGATTTTCCGTGCGAGCTGTAAGCAGTGCATGGGCAGGCCCCCCAGGGAGAAGGAAGAGGATTAGGTTTGACGTAGGTGATTTATTTGATTTAATGCTGCTTGGGTTCAAGTCTTCGCGGCCTCGAGATTCTAGGTCTTGTCCAGTTCTTGGTAGACCGGCCATGGCGTCTCTGTGATTTGGAAGGAGTATTTTATGCCATGCCCCAGGAAATAGTTCTCGTGCTGTGTCGTTAGTTGTTACCCATGTCTTTGCGATCGCCCCACAGCTTACTTTGCAATGCCAGCTCTGTATGCACGACTTCTTAGCGATTGCTCATTATGAGATGCCACCACCGGGTAGATATAGGTTTTGCGTACAGATTAGTGAACAGCCATTCCTACCCTAGGTGTTTTTGCGTTTGGTGTCTCCGggcgatagagtttagggttgtcCTTTTTATGCTCCTTTTGTTGCCGTAACTGAAGTTTGATGACTTCACGGTATCGATTCGGATTGCAGGAACGGAGACGGCGAGGTCGCTGCACCGCGCCTCCCAAGCTGGATAGATTAATGGCTGGCAGCGTCGAGGTAGACCACACAGAGGATGGTAGATCCTCGTCAACCGAGGACTTGCCCAGCGATCAACAAAGCTATTCCGGGGAATCTTTAGCGGAGTGGAGGTCAAGCGAGCAAGTGGAGAATGGGACACCGTCCACTTCACCAGCGTACTCGGACACTGATGACGATGATTGTGGTACGTATCTTCACATTATATTGCGTTTTTTTTTCCATATCACCTGTTATTGCTTTGTTCGGACGTAATTATTTTAGCTGTTAACATGTCCTTTTCTGGTTCACATATTCTCTGAGCGATATAGACCTATTTAGTCCGCATCGAACCGTTCTCTGTATACAAGTAAAACAATTGATTTTGTCGTGGTGCTACGTACTGCATGTAGAACCGATCAAGTGATGTTCCTGAATCACTGCCCATGGCCCCATGCACTATAATGGAATTCAAATGATGACTAAGGTTTATCTTTTCGGAGTTTATTTTTTCGTAATGCCGTTACAATTCTTGGTTGACTGGTTAGGTTTAAGGCAACTAACATGAACAAGTTAGGGCATGcaagttttgttttgttttgagagcTGGTTAGTGCTTAGATGAATCAGGATTCAAGAGTTTGAAGCAGTGACAAATAGTTGCATATTGATGATCCCTCGAAACATATTCACGTTTGTTCTTGCATGCAATAAAACATTTATGATATGGCAAGGGTATCGCTTATATACAGGCTCGAGAAGTCCTCAGGTTACGCTAAGTATTATATGATTCTAGTGCTGAGCAAAATCTAGGTATCTTACATTAATTTAGAGGTATCAGTCTTTATGTTGTAAGATGACTGAATTCTACAGAATTTAGTGATTGTGTTATTTGCTCATGGGATGTGGGTTTCTGTCATGTGTGAGTGACATGGGGGTTAAATGCATGTTCCCTAATAAGTATTTACTTGTAAGACCTGACCTCACATGCGCGTTTCGACCAAAAAGGGAAACTGGAATCAGGCGTGGTGTCTGTTTTAATGGATTCACTGAGAGAGAGAAAAAATGATCTCCTGTTTCTGAATTAAATTACAACTGTGAATCAACTTACTACCTCACGCTTCCAAATCTGTTGCGCTGCACCCAACCTATGTACGCTCAATCATGTGCTTTATTTAGCAGGTTCTATGTTACCTTGTTTCAATATGCTTCCATCGCATGCCAATCCTTTTTTTCATGTGAGAATCTCACATGCCACGGAGGGTTTTATATCATACTTATTAATTCCATTCTGGTTGGTGTTCGCAATGTAATGTCTTGGTATCACCTATATCACAGCATTCCGGTGCTTCGTTATGGTTTTCTGTAAGTTATATGATTTTTTTTATGTATATATAAGACTAATACTATTATAAGGCTTCCAAAGAAAGTAGGGAAAAAATACAATTTTTTTGAAAGGGTTTAGTGGTGACATACCTAGCAGTGTGTACAGCACGAGCTTGAAGTGACCAGCCCAACACACCTGTAGGTACCAGTCCCAATATTTTATGCCCCTCTGGGTTTTGCTAGAATGGTAAAACCTTCCTTGTTAGTCCCACCTCGCTGAGGGTTGATGCCTATATAAGAGTATCAGAGTACTAGAAGACCAACAGTACCACGTTTGTCAACTCTACCAACTCGGTAGGAGAGCTGTAGCTGGAATGACCAGAATTTTGACCGGTATGGGATGACAGCTTTGTGAATACTCTTTTGGTCCTGAGAACGGAACGTTCTGCCCATTCTGGACAGAAAGGAATTAAGATGCTAAAAGTtgatttagtttgttttatttctgCATTTCGCTCCTTATAATTAGTTCGTTACTACTTAGCATCAACTGTTTCTTGACCTGTTGCTTTTATTTCCTTGTATTAGGGCCAAGGCCTGCTGAACTTTATGGGAAGTTTACATGGAGGATCGACAATTTTTCCCAAATTAATAAGAGGGAGCTCCGGAGCAACTCCTTTGATGTTGGCGGTTATAAATGGTATGGTATTCATAGGTTGCCAATTGGACTTGCAGTATCATCTTTATAAGTTTCTTATTGTTTTTAACTTGTTGTTGTGCTGCATCTTGGTGGGTCATGGGATATGCGTAGAATAGCTCTTGCTCGTACCATTTTGTTTGCATACACATTTAATCTGGACATGATATTCATTATTTAATTTGCCTATTTTGTGGAGTTTGTATGCACTCCAGGTTCTTATATATAGTCTGCTGATTTTTAAATTTCAGTAAGTATCATCTTTGAGGTAGATATATGTAAGCTGAAGCTTTTGTTCTGCATCATGTGTTAAAATCCACTGGTTGACTTTCAGGTACATCCTGATTTATCCACAAGGATGTGATGTTTGCAATCACTTGTCGCTCTTTCTTTGTGTTGCAAACCATGATAAACTGCTCCCAGGTAGATTAAATGTTCCATGTATTGCCAACCATGGCACACTTTTTGATTGCAAAATGTTAACCTAAATATTGTTTGCTTTTATTTCAGGATGGAGTCACTTTGCACAGTTTACAATAGCTGTAATTAATAAAGATCCTAAGAAATCCAAGTACTCTGGTGAGTTTGATATACCACTGTTCTTGTTTGTCTACTAACTTTGGTTGAGTTCTGCATGTGAAGTTTAAAGAAAATGGCGTTTCAGATACGCTGCACCGATTTTGGAAGAAAGAGCATGACTGGGGGTGGAAAAAATTTATGGAGCTGTCAAAATTACATGATGGCTTTATTGTTGAGGATGTTCTTACCATCAAAGCTCAAGTTCAAGTTATTAGGTATCTGTTTTCTGTAGTTATGTAGCCTCCTTCTGTTGATTTTACTGACTCTGAGTGAACTGTAGTGTTGTAACAGTTATTTTTGGAGCTGAGTATTTATTTTCTTTGCATAACCATGGCTGCTTTTCCATTGTAATATTTGAGGGAGAAGGCGGACCGCCCATTTCGCTGCCTTGATGGCCAGTACCGAAGGGAACTAGTTAGGGTGTATTTATCAAATGTGGAGCAAATTTGTCGGCGATTTATTGACGAAAGAAGAAGCAAGCTTTGCCGGCTGATTGAGGATAGACTCAGATGGTCCAGGTTAGATGAATATCTTGTTGGCTACTTTTTATGGCTTATGAGTTGTGACCAAACACATTTTTAATGGTATTTATTTTATATAAATGAATGTGTTGTGCCTATGTATTATTGAAATGTTTAATTGGTGGGTTGCAGTTTCAATGCATTCTGGCTAGGGATGGATCCAAGTGTGCGACGGCAGATGACAAGGGAAAAGACCGACACCATATTAAAAGTTCTAGTGAAACATTTTTTCATAGAAAAGGAAGTTACATCAACCTTAGTAATGGACGCACTGCATAGCGGACTGAAGGCTCTGGAGTATAAGAGCAAGAATAAACTGGGCGTATCTAAACTAACAGAGGCAGATGCTCGAAGCACTTCTATGGTGCTTGTTGAGCAGGATATGTTTGTCTTGGCAGATGATGTGTTACTTTTGCTTGAAAGAGCTACATTAGATACACTGCCACATCAACCATTGCCTGCGAAGGATGAAAAAAGTTCACAGAACCGCACAAAGGTAtgcatttttctatttttacCAGTTTGTACAGTTAGCTTACTGAGGTAACATCCATCCATTGTATGGTGACTCCATTGGATATTAACTGCTGATATTTTCATTTTGGCTTCAACCTTAAAACATGAAGTACCTTTTTTCATACCATCCATCCACTTCATAACCAGAAGATTTAGATTTTGAGGTTCTGTTCATCAACTAGGCTTTGCTAAACAATACTGTTATGTGATAGGATTTAGGAGTCATTTACTTGCATCTTGGTAAGTTACAAACTGGAAAAATAATGTCCTCTTCAAGAACCTTGTCTTGATGAGTTCTTGTTCTAGTCTGTGTAAGCAGTCCTAACCAATTATGTGATTATAGGATAGCAGCTCAGGTGATGACTTCAACAAAGACTCTATTGAACGTGATGATAGACGACTTATAGAGCTTGGCTGGAAGACGCTTGAATTTTTTGCCTTGGCTCATATATTCAGGTGAGAAGTTTTTTGTACAGTTCAATGTGGCCATCTGTGTAGGATCTTATTTTGCTCCACAACTGTGTAACACAAGAGTCAGCAACTTGAAATATCAATTCCAAGCATTTCATGCTAGACTTAACCTTTTGTTTCTGTTACTTTGATTCAATAGTAGATGACTATCCTGGTGCTAGTTACCATTTTTGGCAAGGCATGCAACTGCTGTTATTAGATATTTGATAGATCTGTTTCCATGTTATTTTCCTTGGGAAACCAGGTATCTCATGATGAAATTCTTACATCTTAAGTCTTGGGCAAATTATGATCTCCATGGACATGTTACTTATATAATTCTTGAATCAGTCGAATAGAAGTGTCATACCAAGAGGCGGTGGCTTTAAAGCGCCAAGAGGAGCTCATTCGTGAAGAAGAAGCTGCTGGGCTTGCAGAAATTGAACTTAAGGCAAAGCGGAGTGCTGCTGAGAAGGAAAAACGTATAAGGAAAAAACAGGTTTGGTTCATAGTGGCTAGTTCAACCATGTCATCTTATTCTTTCATAATGTATTTTATCCTTCTTACAGTACTAAATTCTGATATAAAACATCTCTTGGTTTCTGGTTTATGTCATGTTTCCCCCTTAAGCTGTTTTGATGTACTTTGTAGACCCAGTTGATTGTAGGAGTGTATGGGGGGTGTTGGCACCTCATTTATTCCTCTGTGTTCTCTTTCTATTAGGTGAGGATAACTTTGATAATGTCTTCTTTCTCTCTTGCCCAGGCCAAACAGAAGAAAAACAGTCACAAAAATAATAAAGGAAAAAGTGAAAGGTTTGACATGAAGGATATAGTTATAGAGACCACTCCATCAGATGATAGAGTCCCTGATGATGTCTCAAGTCAAGCCGAAGAAGTGACCTTAAATGCCGACAATCCTGATGAAGCATCTGATGTTTCTGATAACAGAGACGATAATTCAGAGGTGCTTCAGATGGACTTTGAAGACCGTGAATCCAGTCCGGTTAATTGGGAAACAGACGCTTCAGAAACTCAAGCGACAACTGTGCCTGGAGGTGGTGAGGCGCAAAATGACCAAGCAGGAAAGAGGCCTTCATGTGTGGATGATAGCTCATCTACTTGTTCATCTGACTCGGTTCCTTCAGTTATTTTGAATGGGTCGTCTGCGGAAGGTGCCTGGACAAGTGTCAAATCCTCATCCAACAGGTATGTTtttgttttctttattttcttcccATTTTTTGTCGCTTAGTATTTATCCTGCAACATTTTGTGATTCAGAGGGAATAACCGGAGGAATAAGGACACTGATACACGAACAGGGCATGCACATGGTGGATCAAATTCAACACCTAATGGTAATTTCGGATCTAGCAATTCAAGGGACATGAAACTTGAAGCTGAGGTACGCACAGACCTACCAGGCTTTTCATTTATGTATGCCACAAAGCAGCCCATTTCAGATAATAAAAGTTGTATTTATGTATGCCTCAAAGCAGCCCATTTCAGATTTAATAAAAGTTGTATTGCAGAAGGGTGTTGTTCTCTCTTGCTATCTCTTTCATCAATTCATTAAGTAGTCTGCTCGGCTGAATAAGAATCCAAATCAACTTATTTCAGGATTACAAAGTTGTGCCGCAGAAGAAGCAAAATGCACAGCGGCAAGTTGATGTCATGAGCCCCTCCAAGTTAAGAGTGACAGAGTCTTCCTTTCCTTCTATGAGCCCTGTTAAGAAGCAACCTATCTTCTCCCAGCAGCCAAAATCTTCATTAGAAAGCACAAGCAGTCTGACTTCCCGTGCAAGCGAAGTTTCAGGTGCTGCAGGTACTGCTACAAGAACGGGTGTCTCTTCAACCCCAATAGTTCAGCAAGTTCCAAATAAAGGACCTCGGACAAATCCTCCAACCCATATTGAGAGGCCAGTTCCAGTTGTAAGTAGACCTCTGCAGATACCTGTACCCACCAAGTCTGAAGCTCAGAAGCCGACTTCTCTGGTAAATAGCGCTACTGCTACCCAGGCGATTACTGTTTCGAGGCCCTTGAGTGCCCCACAAGTCCCTGCAGCAAAACAAAGGGCACCTGCTGTTTCAACAGTTCAGACTGCACCAGCTCTTTCTCGTTCGAGGAGTGCAGTTGGACGGCTGGGCAATGAGCCTTCTGCCAGTGCTCCTAGCTACATTCCCCGGTCATACCGTAATGCCATGATGGAGAAAAGTTCTGCTGGGGCAAGCGGTCTCACTCACCAGACCAGTTTGTCAGGCCAGGGAGTTACGCACTCACAATCAATGTTTTCATCATCACCTTCCATTCTGTCACCAGATACCTCATCTAGGAAAGAAATTCCATCATTGAAGCCTGGATTTACGTTTGGAACCGTGAAGCCTGAGTCACTCAACCAGTACCAGTGGAGAGAGGAGAGCTCACAAGAGGCAAGCTGCAGCAGCATTAATGATAATGGTGTGCTGAATTCAAGCGTGGTTAATGAGTTTGAGAAGCTCAATTTGAATGGAAGACCACGGAGCAAGCAACTGTTGTCAGAAATTTCTACCAGATTCACTCCATACCAACCGCAAGGCCTGGTGGGAGAGGAGTTCCCTCACCTAGACATCATCAACGACTTGCTAGATGAGGAGCTCAGCGATGGAAGAAAGGTTCTACAGCCGGGATTTGCTCGGCAGTTCTCTTTGCccaacaatgtgccaaacaatgcCAGCACACCTGATTATGGTATGTTTAGCGATCCATATCTGTTTGATCAGTCCGAGCAATACTATGATGAGGAACTTGCACCGTACTACAGTGATCTGAATGGTGCTCCTAATCAAGGGCTTAGGGACCGGAGCTATTCACAGTTTGATCTCCCCTCATACTCCAGCAGTCAGTTTGATGACATGGCGATGAGTCAGTGGCCATACAGCCGCGCCGACAACTCCTCGGTGCCAAGCTTCGGGGCAGATGTGAACGCCTACCCCTATCAGTTGAGGGATTATCCAACCTCAGCAAATGGAGCAAGCAGCCGCTATCCTTCCTATCACCATGCGAATGGGCATTGAGCCCTTTGAAGAGAATAATGATTGCAACCGTAATAATGCGTCGTTGTAGTCCTGTGCTCTTTGCTTCTGAGCCGAGTGTAATTGTAATCCTTCCCCTAGGGCTAGTGGCCTTCTTCTAAAGAAAATGCTCGTCGGTTCCTTATAATAGTTATATTTCCTTGCTTGATATAATTCAGTCAGTTTTGCCCCTGTGCTTGGTAAAGAATATCGAATCAGTTACATACATAGTTACATAGTCTGGGTTAGCCTCTTGCATCATCAATTTGCCTTGTTAGTTGCTGTTACCAATGCGTGTTTTGGTTGATGAGCTGTTGGCCTCATTGAGTATTTCCATGATTTCTTGTATGTTCCAAGGTATTACCAGTCGAGTCGGAATGCTGATAATATTTGGTTTAGACCATCTCTAGCAGACTATTCGGTTTGACTCCTGAAATCCTCTTTTCAGGAGCCTCAAGTATTTTAGGAGTTTATTAAAAAGCTTGTGCCAAACTAACAGTTACCCTTAATCGAGCTCCCTAATTTATTTTCTCTCGATATTTCTTTTTTGATTC encodes:
- the LOC127298840 gene encoding TNF receptor-associated factor homolog 1a: MAGSVEVDHTEDGRSSSTEDLPSDQQSYSGESLAEWRSSEQVENGTPSTSPAYSDTDDDDCGPRPAELYGKFTWRIDNFSQINKRELRSNSFDVGGYKWYILIYPQGCDVCNHLSLFLCVANHDKLLPGWSHFAQFTIAVINKDPKKSKYSDTLHRFWKKEHDWGWKKFMELSKLHDGFIVEDVLTIKAQVQVIREKADRPFRCLDGQYRRELVRVYLSNVEQICRRFIDERRSKLCRLIEDRLRWSSFNAFWLGMDPSVRRQMTREKTDTILKVLVKHFFIEKEVTSTLVMDALHSGLKALEYKSKNKLGVSKLTEADARSTSMVLVEQDMFVLADDVLLLLERATLDTLPHQPLPAKDEKSSQNRTKDSSSGDDFNKDSIERDDRRLIELGWKTLEFFALAHIFSRIEVSYQEAVALKRQEELIREEEAAGLAEIELKAKRSAAEKEKRIRKKQAKQKKNSHKNNKGKSERFDMKDIVIETTPSDDRVPDDVSSQAEEVTLNADNPDEASDVSDNRDDNSEVLQMDFEDRESSPVNWETDASETQATTVPGGGEAQNDQAGKRPSCVDDSSSTCSSDSVPSVILNGSSAEGAWTSVKSSSNRGNNRRNKDTDTRTGHAHGGSNSTPNGNFGSSNSRDMKLEAEDYKVVPQKKQNAQRQVDVMSPSKLRVTESSFPSMSPVKKQPIFSQQPKSSLESTSSLTSRASEVSGAAGTATRTGVSSTPIVQQVPNKGPRTNPPTHIERPVPVVSRPLQIPVPTKSEAQKPTSLVNSATATQAITVSRPLSAPQVPAAKQRAPAVSTVQTAPALSRSRSAVGRLGNEPSASAPSYIPRSYRNAMMEKSSAGASGLTHQTSLSGQGVTHSQSMFSSSPSILSPDTSSRKEIPSLKPGFTFGTVKPESLNQYQWREESSQEASCSSINDNGVLNSSVVNEFEKLNLNGRPRSKQLLSEISTRFTPYQPQGLVGEEFPHLDIINDLLDEELSDGRKVLQPGFARQFSLPNNVPNNASTPDYGMFSDPYLFDQSEQYYDEELAPYYSDLNGAPNQGLRDRSYSQFDLPSYSSSQFDDMAMSQWPYSRADNSSVPSFGADVNAYPYQLRDYPTSANGASSRYPSYHHANGH